One Pleurocapsa sp. PCC 7327 DNA segment encodes these proteins:
- a CDS encoding pentapeptide repeat-containing protein, whose protein sequence is MNRSNFLKILSHWSVNAVFLTLTVGSMAIAMPKAIAQSTAPEASTELRRLLDTKECAGCNLSGVDLQNANLQGANLEGANLQNADLEEANLQGANLAGANLQGADLEKGNLAGANLQTANLINADLEEANLQNANLQGASLQRADLEKANLTGANTNEANLQGANLENAIGIDPTAQTR, encoded by the coding sequence ATGAATAGATCGAATTTTTTAAAAATCCTATCTCACTGGAGTGTAAATGCTGTTTTTCTAACGCTAACCGTTGGAAGTATGGCGATCGCGATGCCCAAGGCGATCGCTCAATCGACGGCACCAGAAGCATCTACAGAACTGAGACGTTTGCTGGATACCAAAGAATGTGCTGGGTGTAATTTAAGCGGCGTAGATTTACAGAACGCGAACCTGCAAGGAGCGAATTTAGAAGGAGCTAACTTACAAAATGCTGACTTAGAAGAGGCCAATTTACAAGGAGCCAATCTAGCGGGAGCCAATCTACAAGGAGCCGATTTAGAAAAAGGAAATTTAGCAGGAGCCAATCTACAAACCGCTAATTTAATTAATGCAGATTTAGAAGAGGCAAACTTACAAAATGCCAATTTACAAGGAGCAAGCTTGCAAAGAGCGGACTTAGAGAAAGCTAATTTAACAGGAGCAAATACAAATGAAGCCAACTTACAAGGAGCCAATCTAGAAAATGCGATCGGGATCGACCCAACAGCTCAAACTCGATAA